In Williamwhitmania taraxaci, the genomic window ACTCGATCTCCAAAGCGAGCATGAGCGCTACCTCGTTGAGAAGCACTTCAAACGTCCTGTTATTCTCACCGATTACCCACGCGATATCAAGGCTTTCTACATGAAGCAAAACGAAGACGGCAAAACCGTTCGCGCCATGGACGTACTATTCCCCCGCATTGGCGAAATTATTGGTGGATCGCAAAGGGAGGAAAACTACGACAAACTACTTGGCCGTATTCGCGAGATGGGAATTCACGAGAAGGATGTTTGGTGGTATTTAGAAACCCGTAAGTTTGGAACTGCACCACATAGTGGTTTTGGCTTAGGTTTTGAACGATTGGTTCTTTTCGTAACAGGAATGGCCAATATCCGCGACGTTATTCCTTTCCCAAGAACACCTAAAAACGCCGAATTTTAATGTTCGCTACCAATGGTTGAGCTTAGGCAACGATTACAGCAGAAATTACTTCAGAAGCTTTCCCCGCAACAGATCCAAACGATCAAGTTGCTGGAACTTCCTACTTTGCTGCTTGAGCAACGCATTAAAAAGGAACTCGAAGAGAACCCTATTCTTGAAGAGGGACACGACGACGATTATCAGGATGATGGCGAAGAGGAGCTTACCGAGGATTCGGTCGATAAGAACGACGATGAGTTTACTCTTGAGGATTATCTCAACGACGAGGATGCTCCCTCTTACAAATTGGTGGCCAACAACTACTCCAAAGATGATAAGCATGACGACATACCCTTTTCGGGAGGGGTGTCGTTTCATGAATACCTCGAAACACAACTTGGGTTGCGGAACCTAAATGAACGTCAACAATTGCTGGGGCGCTACCTCATTGGTAGCATCGACGACGATGGTTATATTCGGCGTAAGCTCTCGGCGGTTGCCGACGATATCGCCTTTGCACTTAACGTCGAAACCACCGACGATGAGCTGGAAGAGATGCTTTACGTTATTCACGATTTCGATCCAATTGGAGTGGGTGCTCGTGATTTGCAAGAGTGCCTCCTTCTGCAAATTGAATCGAAGGATCTGAATCATCCCGAGATAGGGCTGGCGCGAAAAATACTAAAATACCACTTCGACGAGTTTACCAAGAAGCATTACGAGAAAATCCAAACACGGCTTAGCATTAGCGAAGAGCAACTAAAAGAAGCGTTGGACGAGATTTTGCGACTAAACCCAAAGCCGGGGAGTGCCTTTGGCGATCAAAATTCTGCCGGAGCGCAGCACATTACCCCCGATTTTATGCTGGAGGTGAAGGAGGGCGAACTCTCCCTTTCATTGAACTCACGCAACTTACCCGATCTGAAGTTGAGCCGGGAGTACTCTCAAATGCTGGAAAGTATTGCGCATAAAAAGGGAGATTTAACGAAGAACGAAAAGGAGACCTTTACCTTTGTAAAGCAGAAGTTGGATTCGGCTAAGTGGTTTATCGAAGCATTGAGGCAGCGCCAAAACACGCTTCTGCTTACCATAAATGCTATTCTCGATTTTCAACGCGAATATTTTATGGAGGGCGACGAAACCTTTCTCCGTCCAATGATACTGAAGGATATTGCCAAGCGAACCGGGCTCGATATCTCCACTATTTCGCGGGTAGTAAACAGCAAGTACATCCAGACCCACTTTGGCATTCTCTCGCTGAAATATTTCTTTTCCGAAGGTCTCCAAACTGATAGTGGCGAAGAGGCTTCCTCGAGAGAGATTAAATCGATTCTCTCAACGTGTATTGAAGCGGAGGATAAGAAGCGACCACTAACCGACGAGGCGCTTATGGATATTCTGCAAGAGAAGGGATACCAGATTGCTCGCCGAACGGTTTCTAAATATCGGGAACAGCTGGACATACCGGTTGCGCGGCTTCGCAAGGAGTTGTAAGTAGTATTGGAAGCCAGATGTTAACCTGAAAACGAACGATACCGTGAATAAGACTATTGCTAAAACTATTTCCGTTGCAATGCATCCTGTTGCAATGCCCTGCTTGCTGATGCTTGTCTTGTTCAACTCGGGAACATTGATGTCCTTTTATCCGCTTAGCTTAAAGTTGAAGTTGTTTTTAATCATAGCAGTTAGCACCCTTGTGCTTCCGCTGTTTATGGTTTTGGTGCTCTTTTGGTTAAAGTTGGTTAACTCTGTGCAAATGCACTACCACCGGGAACGAATTATTCCATACCTGTTCAGTCTAATCTTTTATTCATCAGCGGTTTTTGTTCTTACAAACCTGAAGGGACTTGAAGTTCTGAAGCTAATTATGGTTGCGGCTTCTATTTCCCTATTAATTACTCTAACGGTTTCATTCTTTTGGAAGATTAGTGCACACATGGTGGGCATGGGAGGCGCTACGGGATTTATTCTGGCCCTTTATTTTATGCCTAGAGCTGAAGTTCATGTGTTCCTGCTTTTAGCCGTGTTTCTTTCGGGGGCTGTAGGTAGTTCACGCTTAACGCTTCAGGAGCATTCGCCGTTGCAGGTTTATACCGGTTATGCTGTAGGACTTGTTACCATGCTGGCAGTATTCCTTATATAGTCGGCACAACCTAGCATTTCTGATTCACCCACACAACGATTATTAGCACTGTAGTAACAACTCGTTAACGGCATCTTGAAGTTCCGCTCCCTTTTCAAATTGATTTTTAGGTTGGTTGTTTTTGCGGTTGGATAAACCCCAAGTGGTAATTTGGGAAAGGTCTAATTTATTGTGATTTACTGTTGAAAAAACCCCGTTGTTGTGAAGCCGAGCAGCAAGGTATTCTTGTTCGGTTTGCCCCTTAAACGGTATGAGCGTGGCGCGGCATCCAAGGCTTACTAAATCCATAATAGTGCTGTATCCGCCGCTGGCAATGATATATTCGGCAGTGGTTACTTCCCAGGCAAAGGACTCATCGTTGAGGTGGGAGTATAGGGTAACGGGCCCAACGCTCTGCGCGGTTTCTTTTTCCGGCTGACCACCTACTATGGTAATTAGCCTATTACTTTTCACCGCCTCCTTTACAACGTGATCTACAAATGTTTGCCGTGCCGGATCGGGACCCGAAATTATTACTACAATTTTGTTGGGAATTATCGCATTGGCTTTATCCTTTTCGCAAAAACGGGAAAGGGGTCCGATAAACCGGATCTTATCTTGGTGGCCCACGCCATGGGAGAGAAGTCCACTAAGATTCTCTTTTCCGCTGAAATCGGGAACCCATATTTCTGAAAAGCGTTTCGTAAGCCGTTTAATTAACCAAGTCGAAAATAGCTGAAATGGTTTTAAAAGAGTTGGTTGCATCACCCGAAGCTGGTGAGTGATTAGGACTGATGTTACCTTCGAAGAATATAGTCCGTAGCGATTGTCGGAGATGATAACACTTACATTTTCCTTTTCCACCACACTCCTTACAAACACCTGTTCCTTAGTTAATTCAAGGATCATAGCCGGGAGTTGTAATATTACGCTGGCCCATGCCGGGAGTCCGGCATGGATTTTAATTTCGCGAAATGGTGCAGGAATAAATTTTAACTCAGGAAAGCGTTGCTGTAGCAGTAATCCCGATCGACCATTGCCTCCAATCACAACCATGAACCCCGCATTTTTTAACGCCAACACAACCGGAATGCATCGGGTTGCATGGCCAAGACCCCAGCTGAGTGGGCAAATGAATGCGGTCTTTGGGTTCAATGTGTCTCTGGTTTTACTATTTTCTTAGCGTTATTTTTTCTTCTAAGGATTGGCTGCGCGAGTTCTTCGTGCGAAATATTTCTTGTAAGATCCTCTTCTCAGACAACCTTATACATGTCAAAAAACGGATAGGGTTTCTACTGTAATTTTAACAAATTACCTTGTTAGGACGAAACCGATACTGCAACTCCTAGGTTTTCGACTAGTTGGGCTATCTCGTTCAGCCGTTTAGTAGAAACCTTCCTAAGCCCTTCGGCTGGAGTATCGCGGGAGATGGTGTAGACCATAACTTCCGAGGGTTTAAGCAGGTCCACTATCTTCAGCCATTTATCAACCTCTTCGGCGGTAGAGTTATCGATGGTGGTTCCGTTGTAATCTCCCTGAATAAAAAGGGTTTGTAGGATGAATTTGCCTTTGAAGCGTTTCAGCTCCTCTACTTTTTGGGCAACACTATAGGCTTGTGTTGGTTGATTAAGCACGTTAGCGATAGAATCGGAGGCGGTATCGAGTTTCAGAATGTTTTGGTCGACCTTCAGCAGGGCATTAAACACTTTGTCGCGATCGATTCGTGTGGCGTTCGAAAGAACGGCAACTTTTGCTTTGGGACAAAACCGGTTGCGCAATTCTATGGTGTCGTCGATAATTTCTGCAAATTCGGGGTGAAGGGTGGGCTCGCCATTTCCGGCAAAGGTAATTACGTCGGGGAGCTTATTGGCGAGAATCATTTCCTGAAGTTTCGCCTCCAGGGTACGGGCCACTTCTGCTCTTGTTGGCAACTTTTCGTGCGATTTGTTAGAGCCATTCCAGCCGCATTCGCAGTAAATACAGTTGAAACTGCATACCTTCACGGTTGTGGGCAAGAGGTTTATTCCTAGCGATACTCCTAGCCTTCGGCTGTTTACCGGGCCAAAAATAATTTTATCGAAGAGAAATGTGGACATTTTTTTTTACAAATTTAACATTCTCTTTGGTTGGCGCCTAAATCGTTTGCAAAAAGAGTTCTTTGCAAGGTCATTTAGTTGGTTGACAATTATCATTTTGTGGCGGGCTGCATTGACCTATTTTTATAGACAAACAATCAGCCATGGCAAAAAGCGAAAAACACAAAGGAGAATTGGACTATAGCACTGTGGTTACCATAAATGCTAAGCGCTACCGTGAACTTGTTGCCAAGGTTGAATCTCTCGCCAACACTGAGAATGGATTTGACGGCGATGTTTTCTATGTGTTAGCAAACTATGCAGAAGGCTCGCTTCTCGACGAGGAACTTGCCTTAATGAAGGCGGATGTGGCTACGCGCCAAGAACATCACTTGCACCATCAAAAATTTCTGGCCCGCTTGGATCAGATACGAAAGGGACTAGAACAGGGGAATCCACAGATAAACAAAGAGATCGTAGCTTTTCTCGATGGCTGGTATAATGAGCACTTTGTAGGATTTCATGGGTTAAGTATGTAAGCCGATGAAGTGTGGGGATAATTTGTAATGCTCATCTACTATGGCGAGATTCTTATTTGAGTAACACTACACCAATCGACGTATCTTCGTCGTTTCCGATAGTATTGGATTAATCGTATCTATTCCGGTGAGCAGCAATACTCCCGGTTTTTTCTTTTCCTCAAAACTTCCGAAAACTGAATCTTGTCCCAGTGCTCTTGCTCCATTTAGGGTGGCCCACCTTAAAATCTCTTCAAATGCGATGTTGCTGTTACTTGAACCAATACTCTTCATCTCTTCGAGGATACTCAACGTGTTGTTGGAGGCAAGTGAGTCGGTTCCGAGGGCGATTTTCTCGCTATTGCTTCGGAAAAAATTAAATGGAGGTAATTGGTTATGGATATATTGATTCGACTTTGGACAAAGCACGAACCATGTTTCCTTAAATCGATTTTGGAGCAATGCAAGATAGGCTTCCGTGATTTGGCCACTGTGTATAGCCAGCATTTTGTTTTCGGAAGGAATTGCATTAAAAATATTCGAGTAAGGGTTGACTCCCCACTGGCTAAGCGCATTTTCCTTGCGGCACTGCTTTTTGTAGAGCGCAGCCAACGGCCCAGCATTATTCTCCATATAGTCTATTTCCTCCACACTCTCGAAGAGGTGAAAGGAGATCATATCCGTGTGAGTTAATTCTTTGGCAAACGCAGAAACGAGTTGAGGCGAAATAGAATAAGGGGCATGCAGCGTCATGGATGCCAATAGGTTTAACCTATGCGCCTCTTCTACAATCAATTTTTTCTCGTCAATTACTTTTTGTGCATCATTCCGGTCCGATGCAAACGCCTCCACAAAGGTATGGTAGGTAATTTTGCTGTTCGCTTTAGCCCGAAGAGTTGATGCACCGTTCGAAATGTCGCCTACGAGGCTAATGCCCGAGTCAAACATATAGCGATCGGCCGACTGGATTGCATGGTCGATGAAAGATTCATCGGCATCTCTTTTCTCCGTTATGGTTTCAATGAAGCCTGCCATGCCGAGATGTGTCGGGAACACTCCTTTAAGATGGGAGAGTTCGAGATGA contains:
- a CDS encoding amidohydrolase family protein, with product MRKISGSLVCPVSSPPIRRGVIVLDSDNTVVEVRGPLEKEEANIEYYNGILIPSFVNAHCHLELSHLKGVFPTHLGMAGFIETITEKRDADESFIDHAIQSADRYMFDSGISLVGDISNGASTLRAKANSKITYHTFVEAFASDRNDAQKVIDEKKLIVEEAHRLNLLASMTLHAPYSISPQLVSAFAKELTHTDMISFHLFESVEEIDYMENNAGPLAALYKKQCRKENALSQWGVNPYSNIFNAIPSENKMLAIHSGQITEAYLALLQNRFKETWFVLCPKSNQYIHNQLPPFNFFRSNSEKIALGTDSLASNNTLSILEEMKSIGSSNSNIAFEEILRWATLNGARALGQDSVFGSFEEKKKPGVLLLTGIDTINPILSETTKIRRLV
- a CDS encoding radical SAM protein, producing MSTFLFDKIIFGPVNSRRLGVSLGINLLPTTVKVCSFNCIYCECGWNGSNKSHEKLPTRAEVARTLEAKLQEMILANKLPDVITFAGNGEPTLHPEFAEIIDDTIELRNRFCPKAKVAVLSNATRIDRDKVFNALLKVDQNILKLDTASDSIANVLNQPTQAYSVAQKVEELKRFKGKFILQTLFIQGDYNGTTIDNSTAEEVDKWLKIVDLLKPSEVMVYTISRDTPAEGLRKVSTKRLNEIAQLVENLGVAVSVSS
- a CDS encoding glycosyltransferase: MNPKTAFICPLSWGLGHATRCIPVVLALKNAGFMVVIGGNGRSGLLLQQRFPELKFIPAPFREIKIHAGLPAWASVILQLPAMILELTKEQVFVRSVVEKENVSVIISDNRYGLYSSKVTSVLITHQLRVMQPTLLKPFQLFSTWLIKRLTKRFSEIWVPDFSGKENLSGLLSHGVGHQDKIRFIGPLSRFCEKDKANAIIPNKIVVIISGPDPARQTFVDHVVKEAVKSNRLITIVGGQPEKETAQSVGPVTLYSHLNDESFAWEVTTAEYIIASGGYSTIMDLVSLGCRATLIPFKGQTEQEYLAARLHNNGVFSTVNHNKLDLSQITTWGLSNRKNNQPKNQFEKGAELQDAVNELLLQC
- the rpoN gene encoding RNA polymerase factor sigma-54, producing MVELRQRLQQKLLQKLSPQQIQTIKLLELPTLLLEQRIKKELEENPILEEGHDDDYQDDGEEELTEDSVDKNDDEFTLEDYLNDEDAPSYKLVANNYSKDDKHDDIPFSGGVSFHEYLETQLGLRNLNERQQLLGRYLIGSIDDDGYIRRKLSAVADDIAFALNVETTDDELEEMLYVIHDFDPIGVGARDLQECLLLQIESKDLNHPEIGLARKILKYHFDEFTKKHYEKIQTRLSISEEQLKEALDEILRLNPKPGSAFGDQNSAGAQHITPDFMLEVKEGELSLSLNSRNLPDLKLSREYSQMLESIAHKKGDLTKNEKETFTFVKQKLDSAKWFIEALRQRQNTLLLTINAILDFQREYFMEGDETFLRPMILKDIAKRTGLDISTISRVVNSKYIQTHFGILSLKYFFSEGLQTDSGEEASSREIKSILSTCIEAEDKKRPLTDEALMDILQEKGYQIARRTVSKYREQLDIPVARLRKEL
- a CDS encoding hemerythrin domain-containing protein; this encodes MAKSEKHKGELDYSTVVTINAKRYRELVAKVESLANTENGFDGDVFYVLANYAEGSLLDEELALMKADVATRQEHHLHHQKFLARLDQIRKGLEQGNPQINKEIVAFLDGWYNEHFVGFHGLSM